A stretch of Microbacterium sp. LWH3-1.2 DNA encodes these proteins:
- a CDS encoding alpha/beta hydrolase — protein MSVMTWNFESRMLRGNTEITVILPDMPRTRTPAEHFAADRRHPVLWLLHGTFGDHTDWLRKTNIEVYAEERGLAVVMPSALNSDYSNWSGFSLGYHAYDYLTDELMPMIYGSLPVSAARENNFIAGLSMGGRGAMKFAVNHPDRFAAAAVLSAAPVDLSAIDEETLAGSDDFMMRRLRGQVENAGGLAAYRDSPDNTWALVERLAASGDLPRLFFAVGGDDLLADRLFPEFRAHAEGSGLDAEFWTSPGHDHEWRFWDAAIQRALDFFRLPMQESNRF, from the coding sequence ATGTCGGTGATGACATGGAACTTCGAAAGCCGGATGCTGCGGGGCAACACGGAGATCACGGTGATTCTTCCGGACATGCCGCGCACTCGCACGCCTGCGGAGCACTTCGCTGCCGATCGGCGCCACCCTGTTCTCTGGCTGCTCCACGGGACGTTCGGCGATCACACCGATTGGCTGCGCAAGACCAACATCGAGGTCTACGCCGAGGAGCGGGGGCTGGCCGTCGTCATGCCGAGCGCGCTGAACAGCGACTACTCGAACTGGTCCGGCTTCTCGCTGGGGTACCACGCGTACGACTACCTCACCGATGAACTGATGCCGATGATCTACGGGAGTCTTCCGGTCTCCGCCGCGCGTGAGAACAACTTCATCGCGGGTCTCTCGATGGGTGGCCGCGGCGCCATGAAGTTCGCCGTGAACCACCCGGATCGATTCGCCGCCGCCGCTGTGCTGTCGGCCGCGCCCGTCGATCTGTCCGCCATCGACGAGGAGACACTCGCCGGCTCGGACGACTTCATGATGCGCCGACTGCGCGGTCAGGTCGAGAATGCGGGCGGACTCGCTGCATACCGGGATTCTCCAGACAACACCTGGGCCCTCGTCGAGCGCTTGGCAGCGAGCGGCGACCTGCCGCGTCTGTTCTTCGCGGTCGGCGGCGACGATCTGCTCGCCGACCGTCTCTTCCCGGAGTTCCGTGCCCACGCCGAGGGCAGCGGACTGGACGCTGAGTTCTGGACCAGCCCCGGACACGACCACGAATGGCGGTTCTGGGATGCGGCGATCCAGCGTGCCCTCGACTTCTTCCGCCTCCCGATGCAGGAGTCGAACCGATTTTGA
- a CDS encoding LacI family DNA-binding transcriptional regulator — protein sequence MADRARVSSTTASVVLGGRADEFRIAPETRDAVLEAARHLGYVRVPSSRRSRASTPPLWVILTPSDFESGPIRQFFEGASAFVRDNGLAVDCMVLPFERGRLSEKSQWITPEFARGAIMVGLTDEDVAFIDEHSFDIPIALYNRTARGCASVVVDDYGAGRTVMQHFLERGLRQFAVVAPPHASRALSLRTVGFSDTLRQSGGADSSAQVQQVFADVYDAAGFDAAIDAISIDERTGIFVLNDQMVARVMEGLTRRGLTVPDDVEVVSYGDSPINTVVRPAVSSVRVPVDEMSLECARTLQQSVTNRDAMIGVIRSFETTLVVRASSPATV from the coding sequence GTGGCGGATCGCGCGCGCGTCTCATCGACCACGGCGTCGGTGGTCCTCGGCGGGCGTGCGGACGAGTTCCGAATCGCACCCGAGACTCGTGATGCCGTGCTCGAAGCGGCCCGCCACCTCGGCTATGTCCGGGTCCCGTCATCGCGCCGTTCGCGAGCATCGACCCCGCCGCTGTGGGTGATCCTGACCCCGAGCGACTTCGAGTCGGGACCGATCAGGCAGTTCTTCGAGGGTGCGAGCGCGTTCGTGCGCGACAACGGCCTCGCCGTCGACTGCATGGTGCTGCCGTTCGAGCGCGGGCGACTCTCCGAGAAGTCGCAGTGGATCACCCCGGAGTTCGCGCGGGGCGCCATCATGGTCGGCCTCACCGACGAAGATGTCGCGTTCATCGACGAGCACTCGTTCGACATCCCGATCGCGCTGTACAACCGCACGGCGCGGGGGTGCGCATCCGTGGTCGTTGACGACTACGGCGCCGGGCGAACGGTCATGCAGCACTTCCTCGAACGCGGCCTGCGCCAGTTCGCCGTCGTTGCGCCGCCGCACGCCAGCCGCGCTCTCAGCCTGCGTACCGTCGGATTCTCCGACACGCTCCGCCAAAGTGGAGGAGCGGATTCATCCGCACAGGTTCAGCAGGTCTTCGCCGATGTCTACGATGCGGCCGGCTTCGACGCAGCGATCGACGCCATATCGATCGACGAGCGCACGGGGATCTTCGTGTTGAACGATCAGATGGTGGCTCGCGTGATGGAGGGGCTGACCCGGAGGGGTCTCACCGTGCCGGACGATGTCGAGGTGGTGTCCTACGGGGATAGTCCGATCAACACGGTCGTGCGCCCCGCTGTGTCGAGCGTGAGGGTGCCCGTCGACGAGATGAGCCTCGAGTGCGCGAGGACGCTTCAGCAGTCGGTCACGAACCGCGACGCCATGATCGGCGTCATCCGCTCGTTCGAGACCACCCTCGTCGTTCGCGCGAGCTCCCCAGCGACGGTATGA
- a CDS encoding MFS transporter, with amino-acid sequence MTTPTPDLPLATTAVDMEEVPSATALREPNGYRAKYFFASIGLFLAIFAPGLGGMAVKIQSLVPLEEAGTALGIVTGIGGLFAIVTQPLIGRLSDRTTSRWGMRKPWIVVGTVGTFLSLLVIPLAPSVAVVAMGWSGAQLFVNVAQAGLTATIADQVPERRRGRVSGLVGATAPIGIVLGAFGLTLLPTDLLRMGIPAVIGLVAGLVFALTLKDRVLKSRPARFNVKEFFAAFVFNPVKYRDLGWAWLTKAMFVFGYASIVTYLPLYLATNFGMTAPGDQLQFNLYCTIVMTVFNVAFALIGGVWSDRVGKRRVFVTWGAVITSSGVALFAIAPTFGISAGLVALLVGQALIGMGGGLFLAVDMALCIEVLPDKNQIAKDLGILNIANLLPVAFAPFFAGIIFIPLGDSLFGAGYATWFLAAAAVSFAGGLLVYRIKGVR; translated from the coding sequence ATGACCACCCCGACACCAGATCTGCCCCTGGCCACCACCGCCGTCGATATGGAGGAGGTGCCCTCGGCGACCGCTCTTCGTGAGCCGAACGGTTACCGAGCGAAGTACTTCTTCGCATCGATCGGCCTCTTCCTCGCGATCTTCGCTCCGGGCCTCGGTGGCATGGCGGTGAAGATCCAGTCGCTCGTACCGCTGGAGGAGGCGGGCACTGCTCTCGGGATCGTCACCGGCATCGGCGGGTTGTTCGCGATCGTCACGCAGCCGCTCATCGGGCGGCTGTCAGACCGCACCACGTCGCGTTGGGGCATGCGCAAGCCATGGATCGTGGTCGGGACGGTCGGCACCTTCCTGTCACTGCTGGTCATCCCGCTCGCGCCGAGCGTCGCCGTGGTCGCGATGGGATGGTCCGGCGCGCAGTTGTTCGTCAACGTCGCGCAGGCGGGATTGACCGCCACCATCGCAGACCAGGTGCCCGAGCGTCGACGCGGTCGCGTCTCCGGGCTGGTCGGGGCGACAGCCCCGATCGGCATCGTCCTCGGTGCGTTCGGCCTCACTCTCCTGCCGACGGACCTGCTCCGCATGGGCATCCCCGCCGTCATCGGATTGGTCGCGGGACTCGTCTTCGCGCTGACCCTGAAGGATCGCGTGCTGAAGAGCCGTCCGGCGCGGTTCAACGTCAAGGAGTTCTTCGCAGCGTTCGTCTTCAACCCCGTGAAGTACCGCGACCTCGGGTGGGCATGGCTCACGAAGGCGATGTTCGTGTTCGGCTACGCGTCGATCGTGACGTACCTCCCGCTCTACCTGGCCACGAACTTCGGAATGACCGCCCCCGGGGACCAGCTGCAGTTCAATCTCTACTGCACGATCGTCATGACCGTGTTCAACGTGGCGTTCGCGCTCATCGGTGGAGTATGGAGCGACCGCGTCGGCAAGCGCCGTGTGTTCGTGACCTGGGGCGCGGTGATCACGTCCTCGGGCGTCGCCCTCTTCGCCATCGCGCCGACATTCGGTATCTCCGCCGGGCTCGTCGCGCTGCTCGTGGGCCAGGCGCTGATCGGGATGGGCGGAGGGCTCTTCCTCGCGGTCGACATGGCGCTCTGCATCGAGGTGCTGCCCGACAAGAATCAGATCGCCAAGGATCTCGGCATCCTCAACATCGCGAACCTGCTGCCCGTTGCCTTTGCGCCGTTCTTCGCAGGGATCATCTTCATCCCGCTGGGCGATTCACTCTTCGGGGCCGGCTACGCGACCTGGTTCCTGGCCGCAGCGGCCGTGTCGTTCGCGGGCGGGCTGCTCGTCTACCGGATCAAAGGAGTGCGCTGA
- a CDS encoding alpha/beta hydrolase, whose product MTTLPPTVRPPFDEELVPQLEAMTSFMPKLLADSLPQMRQMMVDGIPDLPEPDLTAGGAVVVEEITVPGLHGAPEVPALILRPSNGAAIAPAVLYAHGGGMVLGSARLGPDVLFLERVARGELVVVSVDYRLAPEHPHPAPVEDCYAALRWLSEHATEIGADPDRLIICGMSAGGGLAAGTALMARDLGGPALTHQILICPMLDDRMTTHSSQMLLDEGGWDRESNEFGWTALLGEKRGGDDVSPYAAPARAEDLSGLPRTYIDCGSVETFRDEILDYARRLSEAGVSVDLHMWGGGFHGFEGVVPDAALARASRWVREEFTARALA is encoded by the coding sequence ATGACCACCCTCCCTCCGACCGTCCGCCCGCCGTTCGACGAGGAGCTGGTGCCGCAGCTCGAAGCCATGACCTCCTTCATGCCCAAGCTGCTCGCCGATTCCCTCCCGCAGATGCGTCAGATGATGGTCGACGGGATCCCCGACCTCCCCGAACCAGACCTGACGGCCGGAGGAGCGGTGGTCGTCGAGGAGATCACCGTGCCCGGACTGCACGGCGCGCCTGAGGTGCCTGCGCTGATCCTGCGCCCGTCGAACGGCGCAGCCATCGCGCCCGCCGTCCTTTACGCCCATGGCGGCGGAATGGTCCTCGGCTCTGCGCGCCTGGGTCCTGACGTGCTCTTCCTGGAGCGCGTCGCACGGGGCGAACTCGTCGTGGTCTCTGTCGACTACCGGCTCGCTCCCGAGCACCCGCACCCCGCCCCTGTCGAGGACTGCTACGCGGCGCTGCGCTGGCTCTCGGAGCACGCCACCGAGATCGGAGCCGACCCGGACCGTCTGATCATCTGCGGGATGAGTGCCGGCGGCGGTCTCGCAGCGGGCACGGCGCTGATGGCGAGGGATCTCGGCGGGCCCGCTCTGACGCATCAGATCCTGATCTGTCCCATGCTCGACGACCGCATGACCACGCACAGCTCTCAGATGCTGCTCGACGAGGGCGGATGGGATCGGGAGTCGAACGAGTTCGGATGGACGGCGCTGCTGGGCGAGAAGCGCGGCGGTGACGATGTGTCGCCATACGCCGCGCCGGCGCGTGCGGAGGATCTGTCGGGTCTGCCTCGGACGTACATCGACTGCGGATCCGTCGAGACCTTCCGAGACGAGATCCTCGATTACGCGCGGCGGCTCTCCGAGGCCGGCGTGAGCGTCGACCTCCATATGTGGGGCGGCGGTTTTCATGGTTTCGAGGGCGTGGTGCCGGATGCTGCGCTCGCCCGGGCATCCAGATGGGTGCGGGAGGAGTTCACCGCTCGCGCGCTCGCGTGA
- a CDS encoding aldo/keto reductase, translating to MVTSIPLSSGARMPQLGLGVYLVTDVAVCESSVRSALGSGYRLIDTAAVYRNERAVGRGIRSSGVPREDIFLTTKLWPSDYRYDKARAAIDGSRERLDCGPLDLLLLHQPVGDVKGAWRAMEDAVDRGVVRAIGVSNFTVSDLERLRSVARIPPAVDQVELHPHWQQPELLPYLAQHAIAAEAWYPLGHGSTTLPAEPAVVGAAAAHGKSAVQVILRWHVQRGFVAIPKSTNPAHIAANIDVFDFELSPAEMAGVDALGTDRPTFRLPRWMMAATMPLAHPRPLG from the coding sequence GTGGTGACCAGCATCCCGCTTTCGAGCGGAGCACGGATGCCGCAGCTCGGCCTGGGCGTCTACCTCGTGACCGACGTCGCAGTGTGCGAGTCGAGCGTGAGGTCCGCCCTCGGCTCGGGGTACCGGCTCATCGACACCGCGGCCGTGTATCGCAACGAGCGGGCGGTGGGACGCGGCATCCGTTCGTCCGGAGTCCCGCGAGAGGACATCTTCCTCACGACGAAGCTGTGGCCCTCCGACTACCGATACGACAAGGCGCGCGCCGCGATCGACGGCTCGCGGGAACGGCTCGACTGCGGACCCCTCGATCTGCTCCTGCTGCACCAGCCCGTCGGCGACGTGAAGGGGGCGTGGCGGGCGATGGAGGATGCCGTCGACCGGGGCGTCGTCCGGGCTATCGGGGTGAGCAACTTCACCGTGTCCGACCTGGAACGCCTGCGCTCGGTGGCGCGGATCCCACCCGCCGTGGACCAGGTGGAGCTGCACCCCCACTGGCAGCAGCCGGAGCTGCTCCCCTACCTCGCCCAGCACGCGATCGCGGCGGAGGCGTGGTACCCGCTCGGTCACGGTTCGACCACGCTGCCGGCAGAGCCCGCGGTCGTGGGAGCGGCGGCTGCGCACGGGAAGTCGGCAGTGCAGGTGATCCTGCGCTGGCACGTGCAGCGGGGGTTCGTGGCGATTCCGAAGTCGACCAATCCCGCGCACATCGCGGCGAACATCGACGTCTTCGATTTCGAGCTCAGCCCCGCCGAGATGGCCGGGGTCGACGCGCTCGGCACGGACCGTCCGACGTTCCGCCTTCCCCGCTGGATGATGGCGGCCACGATGCCGCTGGCGCACCCGCGACCCCTGGGGTAG
- a CDS encoding PPOX class F420-dependent oxidoreductase, whose product MRELSEAGVEFVHERHIGTLSTLAPWGGIHAVAVGFTLHDGVLRIITSRDSQKVRNVRRDGTATISQVDGARWLSFQGTAAVHDDPDEVALAVALYTERYRPPRVNPLRVAILLTPARAMGSGGLFREDRAAS is encoded by the coding sequence GTGCGGGAACTGTCGGAGGCGGGCGTCGAGTTCGTGCACGAGCGACACATCGGCACGCTTTCGACGCTGGCGCCGTGGGGCGGCATCCATGCGGTGGCGGTCGGCTTCACGCTGCACGACGGGGTGCTGCGGATCATCACGTCGCGCGACTCGCAGAAGGTCCGCAACGTGCGGCGCGACGGCACCGCCACGATCAGCCAGGTCGACGGCGCTCGCTGGCTCTCCTTCCAGGGCACAGCGGCGGTCCATGATGACCCCGACGAGGTCGCGCTCGCGGTGGCCCTCTATACCGAGCGGTACCGCCCGCCGCGCGTGAACCCGCTCCGCGTCGCCATCCTTCTGACCCCTGCGCGCGCGATGGGCAGCGGCGGCCTCTTCCGAGAGGACCGCGCCGCCTCCTAG
- a CDS encoding methyltransferase family protein produces MADAPAYRIWPPVALGVPLVAGWILTAVAGDPVTLPIGPSRALAVILVVAFALWNGWAMWLMARHRTALLPGGATREILDRGPFRVSRNPLHLGLIALDVGLALLWPSFWALVFTPLGVAALWWGAVAPEERYLGEKFGAEYDGYRARVRRWL; encoded by the coding sequence ATGGCGGACGCGCCGGCCTACCGGATCTGGCCGCCGGTCGCGCTCGGGGTCCCGCTCGTGGCCGGGTGGATCCTCACGGCCGTCGCGGGCGACCCGGTCACTCTGCCGATCGGGCCCTCCCGTGCGTTGGCCGTCATCCTCGTCGTCGCGTTCGCACTCTGGAACGGCTGGGCGATGTGGCTCATGGCCAGGCACCGCACCGCGCTGCTGCCGGGCGGTGCGACGCGCGAGATCCTCGACCGCGGTCCGTTCCGCGTGAGCCGGAATCCGCTGCACCTCGGTCTGATCGCGCTCGACGTCGGTCTGGCGCTGTTGTGGCCGTCGTTCTGGGCGCTCGTGTTCACGCCCCTCGGGGTGGCGGCCCTGTGGTGGGGCGCCGTCGCGCCCGAGGAGCGCTACCTCGGCGAGAAGTTCGGCGCCGAGTACGACGGCTACCGCGCGCGGGTGCGTCGCTGGCTCTAG
- a CDS encoding VOC family protein yields the protein MGIRSFEHVGVIVQDLEAVADFFDVLGFRRSEKARVGGPWADRVNGLTGTDVEMVFLTAPDGSGAIELSRFLRPESPASVGDLPSNTLGLRHLAYRVDDVEALLGKVRAAGYDTIAELVNYEDQWLVCYVRGPEGLIIELGQRLDD from the coding sequence GTGGGTATCCGCAGCTTCGAGCACGTCGGCGTCATCGTCCAGGATCTGGAGGCGGTGGCGGACTTCTTCGACGTGCTGGGGTTCCGCCGCAGTGAGAAGGCGCGCGTCGGCGGCCCGTGGGCCGATCGTGTCAACGGGCTGACCGGCACTGACGTCGAGATGGTCTTCCTCACCGCGCCCGACGGCTCGGGGGCGATCGAGCTCTCGCGGTTCCTGCGACCGGAGAGCCCGGCATCCGTCGGCGATCTCCCGTCGAACACGCTGGGCCTGCGCCATCTGGCCTACCGCGTCGATGACGTCGAGGCGTTGCTCGGAAAGGTCCGCGCTGCGGGGTACGACACCATCGCCGAGCTCGTGAACTACGAGGACCAGTGGCTCGTCTGCTACGTGCGCGGCCCGGAGGGTCTCATCATCGAACTCGGGCAGCGGCTCGACGACTGA
- a CDS encoding zinc-binding dehydrogenase, with the protein MSATPMTMTGITASCTRAGIVAQRARTARCPVVERRTLWRALEFARSLGFDHIWTQERMPPLPWDAVIEASNAPQLPAKALELVEPGGRVVYIGLAGTPSLIHTRALALTDVTAVGVLSASPGLPGTIDASAVVDPRPLVAATVTLEVLPAILAGTRPEGAGPGPKSHVAL; encoded by the coding sequence ATGAGCGCGACGCCGATGACGATGACCGGCATCACCGCCTCCTGCACGCGGGCCGGGATCGTGGCTCAACGAGCGAGGACGGCCAGGTGCCCGGTCGTTGAGCGAAGGACGCTCTGGCGCGCGCTGGAGTTCGCCCGCTCGCTCGGCTTCGACCACATCTGGACCCAGGAGCGCATGCCTCCGCTGCCGTGGGACGCCGTGATCGAGGCATCCAACGCCCCGCAGCTTCCCGCGAAGGCGCTCGAGCTGGTCGAACCCGGCGGGCGGGTCGTCTACATCGGCCTCGCGGGAACTCCGAGCCTCATCCACACCCGCGCCCTGGCGCTGACGGACGTCACGGCCGTCGGCGTGCTCAGCGCCTCACCCGGCCTCCCGGGCACCATCGACGCCTCCGCCGTCGTCGACCCGCGCCCGCTGGTCGCCGCGACGGTCACTCTCGAGGTGCTGCCCGCGATCCTCGCCGGCACGCGGCCGGAAGGGGCGGGGCCCGGCCCGAAATCCCACGTCGCGCTGTGA
- a CDS encoding DUF5684 domain-containing protein, with amino-acid sequence MILLSDIEPINQGVSAGAVFGYVVVGLIYWIASIAAYWKTFTKAGYPGWLAIIPIVNLFVLVKVAGYSAWLGLLWFVPIANLVLAIIVAFRNGRAFGHGGAFSFFLLFLLNPIGYFITGFSNDTYTKPA; translated from the coding sequence ATGATCTTGCTCTCAGACATCGAACCCATCAACCAGGGCGTCTCCGCCGGTGCCGTCTTCGGCTACGTGGTCGTCGGCCTCATCTACTGGATCGCCTCGATCGCCGCCTACTGGAAGACGTTCACGAAGGCCGGCTACCCCGGATGGCTCGCGATCATCCCGATCGTGAACCTGTTCGTGCTCGTCAAGGTCGCGGGGTACTCGGCCTGGCTCGGACTCCTCTGGTTCGTGCCCATCGCCAACCTCGTGCTCGCGATCATCGTCGCCTTCCGCAACGGCCGCGCATTCGGCCACGGCGGCGCGTTCTCTTTCTTCCTGCTGTTCCTGCTCAACCCGATCGGGTACTTCATCACCGGCTTCAGCAACGACACCTACACCAAGCCCGCCTGA
- the corA gene encoding magnesium/cobalt transporter CorA, whose amino-acid sequence MPIVDNGVYVAGKRIENPSSLAETFEYTRAQHGMAWIGLFRPTPEEIAQVADEFALHSLAVEDALTGHQRSKLERYGDILFVVLRPARYIDESETVDFGELHVFVGPDFIVTIRHAESPDLSRVRRRMEQEPELLALGPEAVLYAILDEVVDEYTPVVEGVENDIDEIEDALFENGGVSLSKRIYDLSREVITLQRAVAPLADMLESLQRGAPKYEVDLELQRSLRDVHDHALRIIDKTAAFRSILDNALTVNATIVTQRQTDTALVQNEQVKKISGWAAILFGPTLVGTIYGMNFEYMPELEWPLGYPMALALMAATSLTLYWVFRKRHWL is encoded by the coding sequence ATGCCCATCGTCGACAACGGCGTGTACGTCGCCGGTAAGCGGATCGAGAATCCGTCGAGCCTCGCCGAGACCTTCGAGTACACCCGCGCGCAGCACGGGATGGCGTGGATCGGGCTCTTCCGCCCGACCCCGGAGGAGATCGCCCAGGTCGCCGACGAGTTCGCCCTGCACTCGCTCGCGGTCGAGGACGCGCTCACCGGACACCAGCGATCGAAGCTGGAGCGCTACGGCGACATCCTCTTCGTGGTGCTGCGTCCGGCGCGGTACATCGATGAGAGCGAGACGGTCGACTTCGGCGAACTGCACGTCTTCGTCGGCCCCGACTTCATCGTGACGATCCGGCATGCGGAGTCCCCCGACCTGAGCCGGGTTCGTCGGCGGATGGAGCAGGAGCCCGAGCTGCTCGCCCTCGGGCCCGAGGCCGTGTTGTACGCGATCCTCGACGAGGTGGTCGACGAATACACGCCGGTCGTCGAAGGCGTCGAGAACGACATCGACGAGATCGAGGACGCGCTGTTCGAGAATGGCGGCGTCTCGCTTTCAAAGCGCATCTACGACCTGTCGCGCGAGGTGATCACGCTGCAGCGCGCGGTCGCGCCGCTCGCCGACATGCTCGAATCGCTCCAGCGCGGCGCGCCGAAGTACGAGGTCGACCTCGAACTGCAGCGCTCGCTCCGCGACGTGCATGACCACGCCCTGCGCATCATCGACAAGACCGCGGCGTTCCGCTCGATCCTCGACAACGCCCTCACCGTCAACGCGACGATCGTCACGCAGCGCCAGACCGATACAGCGCTCGTGCAGAACGAGCAGGTCAAGAAGATCTCGGGATGGGCCGCGATCCTCTTCGGGCCCACGCTCGTCGGCACCATCTACGGCATGAACTTCGAGTACATGCCGGAACTGGAATGGCCGCTCGGCTACCCGATGGCGCTCGCCCTCATGGCGGCCACGAGCCTCACGCTGTACTGGGTCTTCCGCAAGCGCCACTGGCTCTGA
- a CDS encoding S1C family serine protease: protein MDDQEALDAYSSTVMRVAQIVLPSVAAVSVRTRQGAGAGSASVITSEGHLLTSAHVVEGAIGVEVAFPDGTVAAAPVIGADPLSDLAVLRADIDTPPPLTMGDASKLGVGQLVVALGNPRGFSGSVTAGIVSALGRSLPTRSGRVIDEVIQTDAALNPGNSGGVLADSAGHMVGVNTAVAGIGLGLAVPINATTREIIDALRVEGRVRRAWLGIAGSTVPLGPEVAAKAGSKVGMQVVSVSSNSPAAVAGARIGDIVLSLDGVPIADPTALQRRMVEGAIGRRMEMTVWRNGALVDVVVLPEELRVR, encoded by the coding sequence GTGGACGACCAGGAGGCACTCGACGCCTACTCCTCGACGGTCATGCGCGTTGCGCAGATCGTGCTGCCCTCCGTCGCGGCGGTGAGTGTGCGCACCCGCCAGGGCGCGGGTGCGGGCAGCGCGTCGGTCATCACGTCGGAGGGGCACCTGCTCACGAGCGCGCATGTGGTCGAGGGCGCGATCGGGGTGGAGGTCGCGTTTCCGGACGGCACGGTGGCGGCGGCACCCGTCATCGGCGCCGATCCGCTGTCGGACCTCGCCGTGCTCCGCGCCGACATCGACACCCCGCCCCCGTTGACGATGGGGGATGCCTCGAAGCTCGGAGTCGGGCAGCTCGTGGTCGCCCTCGGCAATCCACGCGGGTTCTCGGGCAGCGTGACCGCGGGGATCGTGTCGGCACTCGGACGCTCGCTGCCGACCCGCTCGGGTCGGGTGATCGACGAGGTGATCCAGACCGACGCGGCCCTCAACCCGGGAAACAGCGGAGGAGTGCTCGCCGACAGCGCGGGCCACATGGTCGGCGTCAACACCGCCGTCGCCGGCATCGGGCTGGGGCTCGCGGTGCCGATCAACGCGACGACGCGCGAGATCATCGACGCCCTGCGAGTCGAGGGGCGTGTGCGGCGTGCGTGGCTGGGCATCGCGGGTTCGACCGTGCCGCTCGGGCCTGAGGTCGCGGCGAAGGCCGGGTCGAAGGTCGGGATGCAGGTGGTGTCGGTTTCTTCGAACAGTCCCGCCGCCGTGGCCGGCGCCCGCATCGGCGATATCGTGCTGTCGCTCGACGGCGTCCCGATCGCGGATCCGACGGCGTTGCAGCGTCGCATGGTCGAGGGGGCGATCGGTCGCCGCATGGAGATGACGGTCTGGCGCAACGGCGCGTTGGTCGACGTCGTGGTGCTGCCGGAGGAACTGCGGGTGCGCTGA